The genomic stretch GCAGCTGCCAAGGGACCCAACTGCCCTGTCTGCCCCCAACTGCACTGTTGCTGGGCAGGCCAAGGGCTCTGAAGTTGGTCCCACTGCCCCTCACGTCCTTCATGTTGGAGGAGCTGGGTGGCCCTAGTGGCATGGGGTGGGAGTGCAGGAGGAGCTGTGGCGAGGTTCCCAGGAAGCCCACTCAGTCAATGGTACAGCACCAAAGGCCTTCTAGAGTAGGAGACATTGTCTTTCAGGAGGGGTGACCCAACAGCCATGCGCACCTTGTTCCAGCGGTGGCCTTTATTGTAGATGGGCTTGACAGAGCGGGGAGACCAGCGGGTCAGGTACCTGTGGAGGGAGGATGGGGGGCAGCTGTGAGGGCTGAGGGCCCATGCTAGAGCTGGGAGAGTGGGTTCTGCCTTCTCAGGCCAAAGCTGTGGTTGGCCAACCAAATCTTTTCACCAGATTTCCTTTCTTGAGCAGGGGCTTTTCCTGGGAGCAACCGCTGAGTGTGCTGTAAACACATGGGCTGGGCTCTTGCTGCCGCAAGCGTGTGTGGCCAGGGTCAGGCAGCCCAGGGCCATGCACTCCCTTGATCTTTATGAGTTGTCAATGTCTGTGTGTATTTGATGGGGGAGAAGGCGGAGGAAGAAGCTGCTCAGACAACAGATTGTTCCTCTTTGGCCTCAGCCACGGGGAGAGGAGAGGTTGATGTAAGTGCCTGGAGGaatccttccctcttccccacttGGCTCACTCTGCCATCCCAGCCTTCAGGGAGCTCCCCTGGACAGCCGTAACTACTGTAGGACCCCAGCCCATCACCCAACCTATGATGGAAGCCAAGGGTGAGGGCCcgtgggtgcagacctagccTGGAGGGTTCCTGTAAGTAGGAGGGGAGTGGGAAAGATGGCTGCCGCCCACAGACCTTTAGCCTCCTTTGGGGATGTCCAGGGCCCTGACAGTTCCTGGAAAAGTGGCTCATGCCGGCTGGGATTGGGGTTTACTCCATCCAGAATGAAACTTGGATCCTGTCCAGAGAGGCCCACCCTTCATCGTGAAAGCTCAGCCATGGCAAAGGCCAGGATCCTGCCCTGCCTCCACTCAACCCAGCTGCCTCTAGAAACCCTCAAATGAGGGgtttttacttaaaaaactaATAACTTTGGCTGAAAATTTTTAGGTAAAAAATGATTGCTAATTTATACATTTCAACTGACCTCCCCTGGACCTCGGTCTTCTGCTCTCAGCCCTGTGCAAGGAACAGCTCTGACAGGAAGTAAAAAGCCACAGGACATACTGGCCTACACTCCAAGTGTAGGTGGACAGGCAGGGGAGTGCTGTTGAGGTCAGTGCCCCCAACAGGGAGTCATCTGTGgagtgggctggccccagggactGCTTTTCCTGTGGTTGGTGATGCTGGACAGCAGAAGCCTACAGGTGAAGGGAGGGGAACCCGGCAGGCCCTGCGCCAGCATCTCCCCGTGTTCACAGGTGGGCCATGGGAAAGGAGTGCTCACAGATTCAAGGACCCCAGGAGATCCTGAGGCTGGCCAGCTACTTGAGAGCTGCTACCCTAGAGCTGTTCTTTCCCCCCTGCCCTCGAGAGCCCTGAGGGAAGCTGGGCTTCAGCTAGCCCTGGGCGTGATGCTTGTGCCACATATAGCAGCTAGCTGGCAGGGCAAGGGGTGGAGGAGACGGCACCTGGGGGGCCTGCAGTCAGCTCTCTGGGAACACTCCAGCTCCAGGAAGAACCAAGGTTCTTTCCTGAACAAGCTCCTTACTACCTCTCCTGAGGGGCGGGGGAAGAAGGAACACGTGGCTCCCCTGGGGCCCCGGCAGAGCCTGGGCCAATACATGGCAGCTCAAGGACCTCTGGATGGAATCATAAAGTCCCTTGCAAGGGAATCGACCTCCCTTGTAGCCAGGACTCCCCTTCCCCCCCAGGGTGGCCTTTAGCAACCCAAGAGCCCCAACACGTCATCAATCCTGTATCACGTTAAAGGACACCGGATATACGGGAGGGAGTCTGGCCTCGCTTCAAAGGCCTGAGGGCAGGATGGCTTGTGTCCTTAGGCCTGCTGCTGTCTCTTAACAAgtcagggttgggggtggggtgggctcaACCCCCAAATGGTCCACAGCACATTTGGGAAAGACACGAAGAGGTTAATGTGTCCTGTTCCCCTAGGGCTGCTGGCAGATGGCCCAGCCAGCAATGTGGGAGGTGCAGGTGGAGATGGGCACAGGGCCAGGGTGCTGGTGAGGCGTCAGTGAAGACCCAGCTCTAACTctgcacccccagcccagcactcCGTGGCTGGTATATGCCTGGCCTCCCACCCTCCATGCTTGGGTTCTGTTGGGGATCAGCctaggaggatgctgggggtggggcgtCTTGCTTTGCTTCAACCATCTTTGGTCCCCTACAGAGAGCAGTTCCAGCAGCAGCTGGACAGGCTGAAGGAGGGAGGGGCCGTTGATAGGCGTGAACAAGAAGAAACACCAAAATCAATTTTACAGACCTGTATCTACAATCAAAAAGGGGGTAATATAGATCCAGGAGTATGTGAGCGTGGTAATGtcagagatggaggagggaaaggaactCACAAGAGGATGGCTATCTGAGTGTTAGACAGGAGTCTGCTCCTATACCAGAGAGGGCCACTGTGCTTAGGCCGAAAGGCAGAATGACTGATTCTAGAATTTCGGggccttctttcctcctctataaaaccTCAGGACCTCCTGGGCAGCTGTGCATTTTAACTGCACAACTCTAGGGAGCACCAATCACAATCCAGTCTACATGGACGTTGCCTTGCAGTTTTGCAGTGTACAACTTGCATAGCTATACACAGTGGCCCTACCCCAGAGAGCCCTCCCATTCTAAGGCCTCCTCTTGCCCTTTAATAACCCCAGTGCTGGGATACTGAAAGTTTGTAGAAGTACTCTGACATTCCCATAGTAACCCTGTATGATGTCATAAACAGGGGATTAGCACATTCTAATGCCCAATCAGCAGAGCGTCTTACCCTCCTTGcccctgtgctaagtgctctactggggagggcaggggaaagAGGTTGCGGCCAGCAGGGGAGGGTGACAGGGGTGTGCACAGTGTCAACTGCAGCAGCGGTGGGACTGATGAGAGTGGGTGCTTAAGCTGGAGGGATGGAACTGACAGCCAAGGAGCACTCTAGCTTTCCTGAGCTGTGGGAAGAGCTCCAGTAAGCAGCTTCCCCAGCGGAATACAGTGGGACCGAGAGCCTGCAGAACACTCAGGGTGTTGACACCCAGATTTGCTTACCGGTTGAGTTGGGGTTTGCTCTTCGGAATGAATCCTTCAGGAAGCCGAGGCCTGTGATTTGGTAACAGACCTGAGTGGAGGGAAGAGCATATAAGGGGATGGTTTCTGCCACTCCCTCTGTAGCTACTGGGGGCCAGAGGGAAAGCCCAAGGGGGTGGAAGGCTGGCATTGGGGGATGAATAGAACGAAGActctggatgtccatttctcttcCAGGAGGAGCTGGAACAAGGGGCAACTGGAGGTGCGGGCTGGGTGGGGAATGGCGCCTGTAGCCCTCTGCCCCTCTCAGCCCTGAGGGAGCCTTCTACCTGCTCGGTGGGCCATCTTCACACACTCCTCAATCTTGCGGTGCTCTTCCTGGCATAGGCCTGTTATTCTTCGGGGCAGCATGCCTCCGTGAGGCCGGATAAACTGACTGAGCAGCAGAACATCCtggtggaaatggaaaacaggagCTGGGGTCAGCTGAGTGGGTGGTTGATGCTGGGGAGCCAGGGCTGCATGGCCTACAGGGCAAGCTGTCGTAGCCTGGCAGAGTTAAGAGGTTGATGTCTCCTTTGGGAACTGACCTGAGGCCACTCCCTCCACACAGAGCTTTGCACACTGGTCTGCTACCTTCACCCTAACAAAAGTTAAATCCCAACTTTGTAGGATTTTCTGACCCCATTACCAACCCTAAGAGCTCCTAGCTCCTCCATGAGATAATCTTTTGGTAGACAGGGTTAGAGAATAGAAACTCTTCAGAAGTGTTACCTATCTTTCACGCACCTGCAGTATCATTCCTGGTGACGAAAGGTCTGTTATTCTCCCCGGGTGAGGTAGGGGGTATGTCATATATTTCCACACAAGAGGGAAAACCTATACCATTTCTGCCCTCAAAGCCTATATGCCACAGGCTAGAATACACACAGACAGCTCCCCTCCACCTTCTGCCCTTTCCTCGGAAGTGCTAGGCAGCATACAAGCTGAGGCGGAAGGGACCAGGGCTGTGAAGTTAAATCCCACATCTTCTAAGCCCCCGTGACAGATGTGACCAGCTTCTCCAGCTTCCTTTGGTCCATCAGACTGCTTTGGACAAATCAAGGAAACAAGGATAAGCAAGAGCCAGAATCAAGACAAGAGACCACTTCCCCTCCCATCTCTCACAGGATGGCTGAGGGGGTTAAATAAAAGCCACCATCCCCCATCCCGCCCACCCCCAGGGGCCTGACGTGCCATTCTTAGCAGTCATGTTCCGCAGCCCAACTTGCTGCCCTGGCAGGCGCCTCGCTGTATAACCGCAGATTTGTTTTAATCATTGGACAGTTCCTGAGGGACCCAGGCCCCCAATCCCACGGCTGTAATCTTCAGAATCTGATGAAAAGAACTTGGATTGGATTATCCAGGGCTAATAAACTGAGCTCATAGCCCCAGCCCCCCACAATGTAGGCTGCCAAGCGAGCTCACGGCCGTGTGCAGCTCAAGCTAGTGGTGTCCCGTGTGGAGGGggtaaaagaaaacaactttagcCTTTACCTCGGAGGGGATTGGATTTCTTCTGCTGGATAAACAGAGCCAAGTCCATTTCCTGGAAATGGCTGGTAGGAAGAGTGCCCCATAGTGGTTGGCCAGGTGTGGGTTCACCTCCCCATTTACAGCTGGGATTCCAAGTATGCCCACGACCCCACTAACTTCCATGTCACAAGAAGCTGTGAACACTGCCCTGTGGCCTGCAAGCTTCTTGTTACTCTGGGAGGCCATCAGCAGAAGGGCCCGGGGCAGGGCAAAAGAACCCGCCGCCCCCATCCCAGGGTGGCCTGAAGCCAAGGCTCCTGGCCCATGAGATTAGTTGGGTCATTCTGTTCAGATCCCATGGGCATGTGGCCTCTCCTGCTCTTACCACCTGACCGGGATCTCTGCCCTTAGTCATCCCATTCCACAGAGGGGCACAGGGACAACTTGCAGGTCAAATTCGCCCAGAGCCTGAATCACCTGAAACCTAAAAATAGGGCACTTAATGTCACCAATAGAACTCTGAAAGACAAGTATGTCTTTTCCCCCAGGTCCTCCCCATTTCGAGGGAGGATGTCGAGTAGTAGTTGGCATCGTAGGCTCTGCCTGGTTTGTGTCCCCAGAGTTTGTATCCCAGCTCTGATACCTGCTAGCTGGGTGATCTGAGGCAAGTTCATTAACTTCTCCATGCCTCAAGATGTCTCATTTGTAGAACAAGGATGAAAAAAGTACCTAATTCATAGGGATATTTTGAACACTAAGTGAATGAAGACATGTAAATGCTTCCAACAGGGCCTGACACAGAGCCCGCACTCAGTGCAGGGTACCTATCATTGTTACTATCATCATCTTTCTGCGGAAACAATGGCTCCAGAAGAGCTAGAGCAAACAGGAGTCTTTGTAGTTCCAAGATGGAAAGACACAGTAATGTGTCCCCAGATCACAGTGAAGACTCCAAACAGACCCTCGTTATAAAAGGAGGAAAGCCAAACCCAGATCCTGATTCCTCCCCTGGGGAACACAACACTGCAAGAGTGGGTCACAGGGCCCTGGTGGTCTGAATCCCACGCACACAGACCATGAACTAAGTCGGTgactctcaaccctggctgcacattagaatcacctggggagctttaaaaactaATGACAGCCAGGCTCCACCCAAGGCCAACTGAATTGGTGTCTGTGGGTGGGGCctgagcatttttttaaaagcttcctcgtgattctaatgtgcagtcaggGTTAAGAGGCACTGAACAAAATGCTCAGTCTTTGGTGGCTCCATAAGATGTAACAATGGCCTCAGGGGGAGATGCTGCTTAAGTTGACCAGGAAATATGACCTCTGGGACACTCAGAGCTGGTGA from Equus przewalskii isolate Varuska chromosome 19, EquPr2, whole genome shotgun sequence encodes the following:
- the MRPS18A gene encoding large ribosomal subunit protein mL66, which gives rise to MAALNVLVTGCGRLFRGLVGLPAANGWARPAARGFREVVEIQEGKTTIIEGRITETPQESPLPPNPSGQCPICRWNLKHKYGYEDVLLLSQFIRPHGGMLPRRITGLCQEEHRKIEECVKMAHRAGLLPNHRPRLPEGFIPKSKPQLNRYLTRWSPRSVKPIYNKGHRWNKVRMAVGSPLLKDNVSYSRRPLVLYH